A stretch of Geomonas oryzisoli DNA encodes these proteins:
- a CDS encoding glutaredoxin family protein, with amino-acid sequence MGTHQPTKRRVGPGSGFRDAATSLRPHPGGHRLPPLPHRLPFFLLLVLLCVVCLYRPAEASSGTTLYYFWGEGCPHCAQAKPFLQELQRKHPGLTVQSWEVLQHRDNIPLLMRMAKERGREATGVPVFIIGPHYFSGFSEQTPAQLENAVKEALQHQIPPAAPPRAAEHVTVPVVGDLDPQRSLPVFTIVIAALDSFNPCAFFVLFFLLSLLIHARSRRRMFLIGGVFVLVSGVLYFLFLAAWLNLFLVAGTLPAVTTAAGVLALLIGLVNVKDFFLFRQGVTLSIPEGKKPMLFARMRRLMKAEQLPALLAGTGVLAVAANSYELLCTAGFPMVFTRALTLHRLSAPGYYSYLALYCLVYVVPLAAIVAVFTVTLGGRKLSEWQGRVLKLVSGLMMLGLAGVLLVRPSLLSDPAVSALLLAATLALAGVLALCFRRGHQDGGESGGTTR; translated from the coding sequence ATGGGTACGCACCAGCCGACAAAACGCCGCGTGGGTCCGGGCTCCGGCTTTCGCGACGCCGCCACTTCGCTTCGCCCCCATCCCGGCGGGCACCGTCTCCCTCCCCTCCCGCATCGCCTCCCCTTTTTCCTGCTCCTGGTTCTCCTCTGCGTCGTCTGCCTTTACCGTCCGGCCGAAGCCTCCTCCGGCACCACCCTCTACTACTTCTGGGGCGAAGGTTGCCCGCATTGCGCGCAGGCCAAGCCGTTCCTGCAGGAACTGCAGCGTAAACACCCGGGACTGACGGTGCAATCATGGGAGGTGCTGCAGCACCGCGACAACATCCCGCTGCTCATGCGCATGGCGAAGGAGCGGGGCCGGGAGGCGACCGGCGTCCCGGTCTTCATCATCGGCCCCCACTATTTCAGCGGATTTTCCGAGCAGACCCCGGCGCAGCTGGAAAACGCGGTCAAGGAGGCACTGCAGCACCAGATACCGCCGGCCGCACCTCCCCGGGCCGCCGAGCACGTCACCGTCCCCGTCGTGGGAGATTTGGACCCGCAGCGGTCCCTCCCCGTCTTCACGATCGTGATCGCCGCGCTGGACAGCTTCAATCCGTGCGCCTTCTTCGTGCTGTTCTTTCTTTTGAGTCTTTTGATCCACGCCCGGTCGCGGCGCCGGATGTTCCTCATCGGAGGGGTCTTCGTCCTGGTGTCGGGGGTTTTGTACTTCCTGTTCCTGGCGGCCTGGCTGAACCTGTTCCTGGTGGCGGGGACGCTCCCCGCCGTCACCACGGCCGCAGGGGTTCTGGCGCTTCTCATCGGCCTGGTCAACGTGAAGGACTTCTTCCTGTTCCGGCAGGGGGTTACCCTGAGCATCCCGGAGGGGAAAAAACCCATGCTCTTCGCCCGGATGAGGCGTCTTATGAAGGCGGAGCAGCTCCCGGCGCTTCTGGCCGGAACCGGCGTTCTCGCCGTCGCCGCCAACAGCTACGAGCTGCTATGCACCGCGGGTTTTCCCATGGTTTTCACCCGCGCGCTCACGCTGCACCGGCTCTCGGCGCCAGGCTATTACTCGTACCTTGCCCTATACTGTCTTGTTTATGTGGTACCTCTGGCGGCAATCGTCGCGGTCTTTACGGTAACGCTGGGGGGGCGGAAGCTCAGTGAATGGCAGGGGCGGGTGCTGAAGCTGGTGTCGGGGCTCATGATGCTGGGGCTGGCTGGGGTGCTGCTGGTACGGCCGTCACTTTTGAGCGATCCTGCTGTTTCGGCTTTGCTGCTGGCAGCGACCCTGGCACTGGCGGGTGTGCTGGCCCTCTGCTTCCGGCGTGGTCACCAAGACGGGGGAGAGAGCGGGGGAACTACCAGGTAG
- a CDS encoding ATP-binding protein, translated as MATPRIYCCESLGPDVREALAGSTLAGAECTTFTGCCGRPPVSWDDLRRRCGTSPAIVVGGECLGHLGDPPDDLRRIRLLKKRHCAALVCGDYAFGRLTAGGGYLVTPGWLAHWRSFVEGWGFDASTGADFFAESCARITLVDTGSVPQSSSSLAEFGAFVQRPVETVPVGLELLSLQLERAHGALEWQGRGDAAAREPASDYALLLDLLSRMSSSSGEQGVVEELISVFAMLFGAGEVAFVPASGAPPYRHGETVTEEPTLRRLASGMQGSFEVAADARGFLVCLNHNGLVGWLWAGDFALPQHLQRYLNLAVSAANVCAMAIVSARTVSRSLKESEDKYRLLFENMGNGFALLEMLLGPQGTPADFRFVEVNPAFEAFTGQTEAALVGRTLLELLPDFDPAQMESLGQLAREGTPLALERYFFNGKCCQVWLFRPRPGYCGMIINDITQQKLLEDKLRQSIKMESVGRLAGGVAHEFNNMLSVIIGYAEMLGMEYHGNRRIADSLQEISKAAQRSRDLTAQLLCFSRQQLISPKMVDVNQALGDLARKVSLLAGAGTRVSLKLCLEPWPVRIDPAQLEEIITNVVSNAGAAMPDGGSLIIGTGNVTVGDETCSTNIDAAPGDYLEISISDSGHGMDGETCRHVFEPFFTTREVGQGNGLGLASVYGMVTQNGGFVTVESERGMGTTFRVFLPRHRDRVAEVKPVPAGGATGTVLVVEDDEIVGRMTLKMLEHMGYRVLLAGNAMEALELCRSEHRIDLVLSDVMLPGASGRDAVETILALRPDLKIIYMSGYAPETLLDKGVDRRRVNFIQKPFDMASLGEKIRSTLSGNVATW; from the coding sequence ATGGCCACCCCGCGCATTTATTGCTGCGAGTCCCTGGGGCCCGACGTCCGCGAAGCCTTGGCCGGGAGCACCCTGGCCGGGGCTGAGTGCACCACCTTTACCGGCTGCTGCGGCCGTCCGCCGGTTTCCTGGGACGACCTGCGCCGCCGGTGCGGCACCTCCCCCGCCATCGTGGTGGGAGGGGAATGCCTGGGACACCTGGGCGACCCCCCTGACGACCTGCGCCGGATCCGACTTCTCAAAAAAAGGCACTGCGCGGCGCTCGTCTGCGGCGACTATGCCTTCGGCCGGCTGACAGCCGGCGGTGGCTACCTGGTCACGCCGGGGTGGCTCGCTCATTGGCGCTCCTTCGTGGAGGGGTGGGGATTCGACGCGAGTACCGGCGCCGACTTCTTCGCCGAAAGCTGCGCGAGGATCACCCTGGTCGACACCGGGAGTGTGCCGCAGAGCTCGAGCTCGCTTGCGGAGTTCGGCGCCTTCGTGCAGCGGCCGGTGGAAACGGTGCCGGTAGGCCTGGAGCTGCTGAGCCTGCAGCTGGAGCGGGCACACGGTGCACTGGAGTGGCAGGGTCGCGGTGATGCAGCGGCGCGCGAGCCGGCCTCCGATTACGCGCTTTTGCTCGATCTGCTATCCCGGATGTCGAGCAGCAGCGGTGAGCAGGGGGTGGTCGAGGAGCTCATCTCCGTTTTCGCCATGCTCTTTGGAGCCGGGGAGGTGGCCTTCGTTCCTGCCAGTGGCGCGCCGCCGTACCGTCACGGGGAGACGGTGACCGAAGAGCCGACCTTGCGCAGGCTTGCCTCGGGGATGCAGGGGAGTTTCGAGGTGGCCGCGGATGCCCGGGGATTCCTGGTGTGCCTGAACCACAACGGTCTGGTAGGTTGGCTGTGGGCGGGGGACTTCGCCCTCCCCCAGCACCTGCAGAGGTACCTGAACCTCGCCGTCAGCGCCGCCAACGTCTGCGCCATGGCCATCGTCTCGGCCCGCACCGTCTCACGCAGTCTCAAGGAGAGCGAGGACAAGTACCGGCTGCTGTTCGAGAACATGGGCAACGGCTTCGCCCTGTTGGAAATGCTGCTGGGGCCGCAGGGAACCCCCGCCGACTTCCGCTTCGTCGAGGTCAATCCCGCCTTCGAGGCTTTCACCGGGCAGACCGAAGCGGCACTGGTGGGGCGGACCCTGCTGGAGCTGCTCCCCGATTTCGACCCTGCCCAGATGGAGAGCCTGGGGCAGCTCGCCCGCGAGGGGACGCCGCTGGCCCTGGAGCGATACTTCTTCAACGGCAAGTGCTGTCAGGTCTGGCTCTTCCGTCCCAGGCCCGGGTACTGCGGCATGATCATCAACGACATCACCCAACAAAAGCTGCTGGAGGACAAACTCAGGCAGTCGATCAAGATGGAGTCGGTGGGGCGTCTGGCGGGTGGGGTGGCGCACGAGTTCAACAACATGCTGTCGGTCATCATCGGCTACGCCGAGATGCTGGGCATGGAGTACCACGGCAACAGGCGGATCGCGGATTCGCTGCAGGAGATATCCAAGGCGGCGCAACGCTCCCGGGACCTCACCGCGCAGCTCCTGTGCTTTTCGCGGCAGCAGCTCATCTCGCCGAAAATGGTGGACGTGAACCAGGCGCTGGGGGACCTGGCCCGCAAGGTTTCACTGCTGGCCGGCGCGGGAACGCGGGTCTCACTGAAGCTTTGCCTCGAGCCGTGGCCGGTCAGGATCGACCCGGCCCAACTGGAAGAGATCATCACCAATGTCGTCAGCAACGCCGGCGCAGCCATGCCCGACGGGGGAAGCCTGATCATCGGGACGGGCAACGTCACGGTAGGTGATGAAACCTGCAGCACCAATATCGACGCGGCGCCGGGGGATTACCTGGAGATTTCCATCTCCGATTCAGGACACGGTATGGACGGCGAAACCTGCAGGCACGTGTTCGAACCTTTCTTCACCACGCGTGAGGTAGGGCAGGGTAACGGGCTGGGACTCGCCAGCGTGTACGGCATGGTGACCCAAAACGGCGGCTTCGTGACCGTGGAGAGCGAACGCGGCATGGGCACCACCTTCAGGGTCTTTCTCCCCCGCCATCGGGACCGGGTAGCTGAGGTGAAGCCGGTGCCGGCCGGGGGTGCAACCGGGACGGTGCTGGTGGTCGAGGATGACGAGATCGTCGGAAGGATGACGCTGAAGATGCTGGAGCACATGGGGTACCGCGTGCTGCTGGCGGGGAACGCGATGGAGGCGCTGGAGCTGTGTCGCTCCGAACACCGGATCGACCTGGTACTCTCGGACGTGATGCTTCCTGGTGCGAGCGGCCGGGACGCCGTGGAAACCATCCTCGCCCTGCGTCCCGATCTGAAGATCATCTACATGTCCGGCTATGCGCCGGAAACCCTGCTGGACAAGGGGGTCGACCGCCGCCGGGTCAACTTCATCCAGAAGCCATTCGACATGGCGAGCCTCGGAGAAAAGATCAGGTCCACCCTTTCCGGTAACGTCGCTACCTGGTAG
- a CDS encoding uroporphyrinogen decarboxylase family protein, with the protein MTSMERVLTAISHREPDRVPLFLLLSLHGARELGLSIEAYFSRPEHVVQGQLRMLERYGHDCIYGFFHASLEAEAWGGSTIFREDGPPNAGPPPIRAEAIASLVPPRIQEQPGLRRVLEAQRALRQAVGDTVPIVGVVMSPFSLPVMQLGFDHYLDLIFDRPDLMYRLMELNGAFCAEWANAQLAAGAHAICYFDPLASPKMIDPVLYRRFGAPVAQKTIAAITGPTATHLASGPCLGVVDDLVATGTTMVGVGEDDLAAVKESCRGRLTVVGNLNGIRMRNWDDAATATAVKEAIEAAASGGGFILSDQHGEIPWQVPEATLTALAEAVREYGRYPLPGGRG; encoded by the coding sequence ATGACCAGCATGGAGCGGGTCCTTACCGCCATCTCGCACCGGGAACCGGACCGGGTACCCCTGTTCCTGCTCCTTTCCCTACATGGGGCGCGGGAGCTGGGGCTTTCCATCGAGGCGTACTTCTCCAGACCGGAGCACGTGGTGCAGGGGCAGTTGCGCATGTTGGAGCGCTACGGGCACGACTGCATCTACGGGTTCTTCCATGCCTCGCTGGAGGCGGAAGCCTGGGGGGGGAGCACCATCTTCAGGGAGGACGGCCCCCCCAACGCAGGCCCCCCGCCGATCAGGGCCGAGGCGATCGCCTCGCTCGTCCCGCCGCGCATTCAGGAACAGCCGGGGCTCAGGCGGGTGCTGGAAGCGCAGCGCGCATTGAGGCAGGCCGTCGGCGATACGGTCCCCATCGTCGGGGTCGTCATGTCTCCCTTCTCGCTTCCCGTGATGCAGCTTGGCTTCGACCACTACCTCGACCTGATCTTCGACCGCCCTGACCTCATGTACAGGCTTATGGAGCTAAACGGAGCCTTCTGCGCAGAGTGGGCCAACGCCCAGCTTGCCGCCGGAGCCCACGCCATCTGCTATTTCGATCCGCTCGCCTCTCCCAAGATGATCGATCCCGTCCTGTACCGCCGCTTCGGTGCACCCGTCGCGCAAAAGACGATAGCAGCTATCACCGGACCTACCGCCACCCACCTCGCCTCCGGTCCCTGCCTTGGCGTCGTGGACGACCTCGTCGCCACCGGCACGACCATGGTCGGGGTGGGGGAGGACGATCTCGCTGCCGTGAAAGAGAGCTGCCGCGGTCGGCTCACCGTGGTCGGCAACCTCAACGGCATCAGGATGCGCAACTGGGACGACGCGGCCACGGCGACTGCTGTTAAGGAGGCCATCGAGGCGGCGGCTTCAGGCGGTGGCTTCATCCTCTCGGACCAGCACGGCGAGATCCCCTGGCAGGTCCCCGAGGCGACCCTCACCGCGCTCGCGGAGGCCGTACGCGAGTACGGCCGCTACCCGCTGCCCGGCGGGAGGGGGTGA
- a CDS encoding cobalamin B12-binding domain-containing protein, which translates to MLLEKYMVTSCYSGNAADNLAGSPALLLESALIGMDRLAVQQIYADSGLSPLCFCEQVIAPALTVIGEKWDRGDLSLSHVYMSGRLCEEFMEQVLGGHPPLVDERRRVALAVLEDYHLLGKRLVGFVLKGAGISYLDYGTVGAQELVHRVQRDGVRVLLISTLMLPSALKVREVRDGLDRLGLECRIIVGGAPFRLDPALHREVGADLGCDTASQVLLALAQLREGVS; encoded by the coding sequence TTGCTTCTGGAGAAATACATGGTCACCTCCTGCTACTCCGGTAACGCTGCCGACAACCTCGCCGGCTCTCCCGCGCTCCTGCTGGAGTCCGCCCTGATCGGCATGGACCGCCTTGCCGTGCAGCAGATCTATGCCGACTCCGGCCTCTCTCCCCTTTGTTTCTGCGAACAGGTCATCGCGCCTGCCCTGACCGTCATCGGCGAGAAGTGGGACCGCGGCGACCTGTCCCTCTCCCATGTCTACATGAGCGGACGCCTCTGCGAGGAGTTCATGGAGCAGGTGCTCGGCGGGCACCCGCCGTTGGTCGATGAGCGCAGGCGCGTGGCGCTGGCGGTGCTCGAGGATTACCACCTGCTGGGCAAACGCCTGGTCGGGTTCGTGCTCAAGGGGGCGGGGATCTCCTACCTGGACTACGGCACGGTGGGCGCGCAGGAACTGGTGCACCGCGTACAGCGGGACGGTGTGCGGGTCCTGTTGATCTCGACGCTGATGCTTCCGTCTGCCCTGAAGGTGCGCGAGGTGCGCGACGGCCTGGACCGGCTCGGGTTGGAGTGCCGCATCATCGTAGGGGGCGCCCCTTTCCGGCTCGACCCCGCCCTGCACCGCGAGGTGGGGGCGGATCTCGGGTGCGATACCGCCTCCCAGGTGCTGCTTGCCCTGGCGCAACTGCGGGAGGGCGTGTCATGA
- a CDS encoding methyl-accepting chemotaxis protein, translating into MKLFGNANQGKIDDQAVEIAKLTQMLDNVDNIVMLCDTTHDNKIIYMNKQARALMQQYRSQLNSGLRGADVANADGNSIHQFHKDPARIRAIFGEPRGRMPHTAEIPIGEVTLRTSTYPIWDSRDPAKVLCYMACWNDITAEKAVAQHQREAIERKEYLETRVTQIATAMEEMSMTVNEVARNTVNAADSAAEVAGNAREGQSVVSQAVSEMRKVAEIVRDSAGIVGNLGEKSAKIGEFVAVINDIADQTNLLALNAAIEAARAGEQGRGFAVVADEVRRLADRTVASTKEIRLMVEEIQKETALAVESIERGKSEAEVSEALSHQVDSSLANIVNSIEQIEHVIAQIATASEEQAATSTTIASNLEEIVRG; encoded by the coding sequence ATGAAACTTTTCGGCAACGCCAACCAGGGTAAGATCGACGATCAGGCCGTGGAAATCGCCAAACTGACGCAGATGCTCGACAACGTCGACAACATCGTCATGCTCTGCGACACCACCCACGACAACAAGATCATCTATATGAACAAACAGGCCCGGGCCCTGATGCAGCAGTACCGCAGCCAGTTGAACTCCGGGCTGCGCGGTGCCGACGTGGCCAACGCCGACGGCAACAGCATCCACCAGTTCCACAAGGACCCGGCACGGATCCGCGCCATCTTTGGCGAGCCGCGGGGCAGGATGCCGCACACCGCCGAGATCCCGATTGGTGAGGTGACCCTGCGCACCTCTACCTACCCGATCTGGGACAGCAGGGATCCCGCCAAGGTGCTCTGCTACATGGCCTGCTGGAACGACATCACCGCGGAGAAGGCGGTGGCACAGCACCAGCGGGAGGCCATCGAGCGCAAGGAATACCTGGAGACGCGGGTGACCCAGATCGCCACCGCGATGGAAGAGATGAGCATGACGGTGAACGAGGTGGCGCGCAACACGGTGAACGCCGCCGACTCCGCCGCCGAGGTGGCCGGCAACGCGCGCGAGGGGCAAAGCGTGGTGAGCCAGGCCGTGAGCGAGATGCGCAAGGTGGCGGAGATCGTGCGGGACTCGGCGGGAATCGTCGGGAACCTGGGGGAAAAGTCCGCCAAGATCGGGGAGTTCGTCGCCGTCATCAACGACATCGCCGACCAGACCAACCTGCTGGCATTGAACGCAGCCATCGAGGCCGCCCGGGCCGGCGAGCAGGGGCGCGGCTTTGCCGTGGTCGCCGACGAGGTGCGCCGGCTGGCGGACCGCACCGTGGCCTCGACCAAGGAGATCCGGCTCATGGTCGAAGAGATCCAGAAGGAAACCGCCCTGGCGGTGGAATCGATCGAACGGGGCAAGAGCGAGGCCGAGGTGAGCGAGGCGCTTTCGCACCAGGTGGACAGCTCGCTCGCCAACATCGTCAACTCAATCGAGCAGATCGAACACGTCATCGCACAGATCGCCACCGCGTCCGAGGAACAGGCCGCCACGTCGACCACCATTGCCAGCAACCTCGAGGAGATCGTGCGCGGCTGA
- a CDS encoding putative bifunctional diguanylate cyclase/phosphodiesterase: MTAKMEAYQTEDENELRPEVVLVADDDEMMRALAVAALEQAGFFVAEAENGVVALEQFRQLQPDIVLLDVMMPEMDGFATCRALRAVPAGGDVPILMMTGLDDTRAIEQAYDAGATDFVTKPIQWAILRHRVRYMLRSSKAMRDLRVSEARLSNAHRIAHMGSWEWDVLNDKFYWSQEISTIFAVAPDGFDSSYQAFLNTIHPLDKELFNKAFEDACSYQRPISLDHQIVLPRGDERCCHTEGEVAIDESGRVVHISGTIQDITERKRIEEQVRALAYYDSVTGLPNRVLFGELLERALTFARRYRKKVAVLFLDLDRFKEINDTLGHDVGDNLLREVSERLKHCIRGYDSVWQGLGAAGDGNPVARLGGDEFTVIMEDIQDSKGVIAASQRILQLLSDPFLLDGVEICVSASIGISIYPDDGEDAMTLVKNADTAMYHAKKEGRNNAQFFMQALNDAACERLLLERQLRKALANEEFVLYYQPQVDADSGRIVGLEALIRWQSPELGFVPPVSFIPFAEESGQIMLIDEWVVHAVCRQIAAWRAQGITPPRVAVNLSGCHFLKKSLVEMVAECLQNFGLEGRHLEVELTEGVIMRDVEQATATLADLKRMGVTVSIDDFGTGYSSLSYLRRFPIDTLKIDRSFITGVTKDADGAAITTAIISMATSMRLDIVAEGVETAEQMTFLLDHGCAVMQGYLFCRPAPPEEVTRLLVDGLPMP; this comes from the coding sequence ATGACTGCGAAAATGGAAGCGTACCAGACCGAGGATGAGAACGAACTGCGACCCGAGGTGGTCCTGGTTGCCGATGACGACGAGATGATGCGGGCCCTGGCCGTGGCGGCCCTGGAACAGGCAGGGTTCTTCGTTGCGGAGGCGGAAAACGGGGTGGTCGCCCTGGAGCAGTTCCGGCAGTTGCAGCCCGACATCGTCCTGCTCGACGTGATGATGCCGGAAATGGACGGCTTCGCGACCTGCCGCGCCCTGCGCGCCGTGCCGGCCGGAGGCGACGTGCCCATCCTCATGATGACCGGCCTGGACGATACGCGCGCCATCGAGCAGGCCTACGACGCGGGGGCCACCGATTTCGTCACCAAGCCGATCCAGTGGGCCATCCTGCGGCACCGGGTCCGCTACATGCTCCGATCCAGCAAGGCCATGCGCGACCTCAGGGTGAGCGAGGCACGCCTGAGCAACGCCCACCGCATCGCCCACATGGGGAGCTGGGAGTGGGACGTCCTCAACGACAAGTTCTACTGGTCCCAGGAAATTTCCACCATCTTCGCCGTCGCCCCCGACGGGTTCGACTCCTCCTATCAGGCCTTTCTCAACACGATCCACCCCCTGGACAAGGAGCTCTTCAACAAGGCCTTCGAGGACGCCTGCTCCTACCAGCGGCCGATCAGCCTGGACCACCAGATCGTGCTCCCGCGCGGCGACGAGCGCTGCTGCCATACCGAGGGGGAGGTCGCCATCGACGAGAGCGGCCGAGTGGTGCACATCTCCGGCACCATCCAGGACATAACCGAGAGGAAGCGGATCGAAGAACAGGTGCGCGCCCTCGCCTACTACGACAGCGTCACCGGCCTTCCCAACCGGGTCCTCTTCGGCGAGCTTCTGGAACGCGCCCTCACCTTCGCACGCCGCTACCGGAAGAAGGTTGCCGTCCTCTTCCTCGACCTGGACCGCTTCAAGGAGATCAACGACACCCTGGGTCACGACGTGGGGGACAACCTGCTCCGGGAAGTGTCCGAGCGCCTCAAGCACTGCATCCGCGGCTATGATTCCGTCTGGCAGGGGTTGGGGGCGGCGGGGGACGGCAACCCGGTGGCCCGGCTGGGGGGAGACGAGTTCACGGTCATCATGGAGGACATCCAGGACAGCAAGGGGGTGATCGCCGCCTCCCAGCGCATCCTGCAGCTCCTTTCGGACCCCTTCCTCCTGGACGGTGTTGAAATCTGCGTCTCGGCCAGCATCGGCATCAGCATCTACCCCGATGACGGGGAGGACGCCATGACCCTGGTGAAAAACGCCGACACCGCCATGTACCACGCCAAGAAGGAGGGACGCAACAACGCCCAGTTCTTCATGCAGGCCCTGAACGACGCGGCCTGCGAGCGGTTACTCCTGGAGCGGCAGCTCAGGAAGGCCTTGGCGAACGAGGAATTCGTGCTGTACTACCAGCCGCAGGTCGACGCCGACAGCGGCCGCATCGTCGGTTTGGAGGCCCTGATCCGTTGGCAGAGCCCGGAACTGGGCTTCGTCCCCCCCGTCAGCTTCATCCCGTTCGCGGAGGAGAGCGGTCAGATCATGCTGATCGACGAATGGGTGGTGCACGCGGTCTGCCGCCAGATCGCCGCCTGGCGCGCCCAGGGCATCACCCCCCCACGGGTGGCGGTGAACCTGTCCGGCTGCCATTTCCTCAAGAAGAGCCTGGTGGAGATGGTGGCCGAGTGCCTGCAAAACTTCGGGCTGGAGGGGCGCCACCTGGAGGTGGAACTGACCGAGGGGGTGATCATGCGCGACGTGGAGCAGGCCACGGCGACGCTGGCCGATTTGAAGCGCATGGGGGTCACCGTCTCCATCGACGACTTCGGCACCGGCTACTCTTCGCTCAGCTACCTCAGGCGCTTTCCCATCGACACCTTGAAGATCGACCGCTCCTTCATAACGGGCGTGACCAAGGACGCCGACGGAGCGGCCATCACCACCGCCATCATCTCCATGGCCACCAGCATGAGGCTGGATATCGTCGCCGAGGGGGTCGAGACCGCCGAGCAGATGACCTTCCTCTTGGACCACGGCTGCGCCGTCATGCAGGGGTACCTCTTCTGCCGCCCGGCCCCCCCGGAGGAAGTGACCCGCCTCCTGGTCGACGGGCTCCCCATGCCGTAA
- a CDS encoding AI-2E family transporter, which translates to METRQVPTTLQVSYSLAVAAVVTVLHFHLLPAVFAGLAVYALTAKLALKLPVRWGTLTQKVALAGIILFVIGLVSGICLGLWSFLRGHHGMSNLLGTAAETLDNLKRNLPEDLTALLPDTVDELREQIVTMLREHGKNISSVGMSGVKTFAHLVLGMVVGSLAVLHRFNKEEGFPPLAAHLHERLLNLAGAFDKVVFAQVKISLLNTALTALYLAVVLPLCGIYLPMVTLLILLTFIAGLLPVVGNLISNFTIVLISLGVSPLVGLASLAFLVLIHKLEYFTNARIVGSEVKASVWELLTAMLVMEAIFGMAGLVAAPVVYAWLKQELKAYRLV; encoded by the coding sequence ATGGAAACGAGACAGGTCCCCACTACCCTGCAGGTAAGTTATTCGCTGGCGGTCGCCGCCGTCGTCACCGTGCTGCACTTCCACTTGCTGCCCGCGGTCTTCGCCGGCCTTGCGGTCTACGCGCTGACCGCGAAGCTGGCGCTCAAGCTCCCGGTGCGCTGGGGTACCCTGACCCAGAAGGTGGCCCTGGCGGGGATCATCCTCTTCGTGATCGGGCTGGTCTCGGGGATATGCCTGGGGCTGTGGTCCTTCCTGCGTGGACATCACGGCATGTCGAACCTCTTGGGGACCGCCGCGGAGACCCTGGACAACCTGAAGCGGAACCTCCCCGAGGACCTCACCGCGCTCCTCCCGGACACGGTAGACGAGCTGCGCGAGCAGATAGTCACCATGCTGCGCGAGCACGGCAAGAACATCTCGTCCGTCGGCATGAGCGGGGTGAAGACCTTCGCGCACCTGGTTCTGGGCATGGTGGTGGGGAGCCTCGCCGTCCTGCACCGGTTCAATAAGGAAGAGGGGTTCCCGCCGCTGGCCGCCCACCTGCACGAGCGGCTGCTGAACCTCGCCGGTGCCTTCGATAAGGTGGTCTTCGCCCAGGTGAAGATCTCGCTTCTGAACACGGCCCTGACCGCGCTGTACCTGGCCGTGGTCCTTCCCCTGTGCGGGATCTACCTCCCCATGGTAACGCTCTTGATCCTGCTCACTTTCATCGCCGGGCTGCTTCCGGTGGTTGGAAACCTCATCTCCAACTTCACCATCGTGCTGATCAGCCTCGGGGTCTCCCCCCTGGTCGGCCTCGCCTCGCTCGCCTTCCTGGTGCTGATCCACAAGCTGGAGTACTTCACCAACGCCCGCATCGTCGGCAGCGAGGTGAAGGCGAGCGTCTGGGAGCTTTTGACCGCGATGCTGGTCATGGAGGCCATCTTCGGCATGGCGGGCCTCGTCGCGGCCCCCGTCGTCTACGCCTGGCTCAAGCAGGAACTGAAGGCCTACCGGCTGGTCTGA
- the tpx gene encoding thiol peroxidase, with translation MPKVTFKGNPVTLVGPELKVGDAAPNFAVVDNSLSQVTLASYEGKVKIISAVPSLDTPVCDTETRRFNQEAAGLPGNVVVLTVSADLPFAQKRWCGAAGIDKVVTLSDYRDRSFALAYGVLIEELKLLARAIFVIDQKNVIRYIQFVPEVTQEPDYAAVLAAAKGLG, from the coding sequence ATGCCTAAAGTAACTTTCAAGGGAAACCCGGTGACACTGGTGGGGCCGGAACTGAAGGTGGGGGATGCCGCTCCCAATTTCGCCGTGGTGGACAACTCTCTCAGTCAGGTGACGCTGGCGAGCTATGAGGGAAAGGTCAAGATCATCAGCGCGGTACCTTCACTGGACACGCCGGTCTGTGACACGGAAACCAGGCGCTTCAACCAGGAAGCGGCGGGGCTGCCGGGGAACGTGGTGGTCCTGACCGTAAGCGCCGACCTCCCTTTCGCCCAGAAGAGGTGGTGCGGAGCCGCCGGCATCGACAAGGTCGTCACCCTTTCCGATTACCGCGACCGCTCCTTCGCCCTGGCCTACGGAGTGCTGATCGAAGAACTGAAGCTTCTGGCCCGCGCCATCTTCGTCATCGACCAAAAGAACGTGATCCGCTACATCCAGTTCGTCCCCGAGGTGACCCAGGAGCCGGACTACGCGGCGGTGCTCGCGGCGGCGAAGGGGCTTGGCTAA